One Armatimonadota bacterium genomic window carries:
- a CDS encoding sugar phosphate isomerase/epimerase: protein MKLGFIGENSLAGVEQDSAFAKEHGYLGLEYNYWDDFRELTAETVAQMRRIHAKHGVRASMLGIWGWNYLSPDPKERAEAHQMLDRAITFAQQLEAEVISMGGGEIPGEPLGRKIAEFLRVFPPFLDKMHKAGLTPVFYAVHGNSFFDSLAAYEAVWERIPDLKIKFDPANWKHHGDDYLEVVKRYGHKIGHVHIKEHLYHNGQLASQPAAGMGDIEWGKVFAFLYEHDYTGWLSVEPHGGIWSRGAMRHKLLVLTKKHLSQFLLC from the coding sequence ATGAAGCTCGGCTTTATCGGTGAGAACAGCCTGGCGGGCGTGGAGCAGGATTCGGCGTTCGCCAAGGAGCACGGCTACCTGGGTCTGGAGTACAACTACTGGGATGACTTCCGGGAGCTTACCGCGGAGACGGTGGCGCAGATGCGTAGGATTCACGCGAAGCACGGCGTGCGCGCCTCGATGCTGGGCATATGGGGGTGGAACTACCTGTCGCCGGACCCCAAGGAGCGCGCGGAAGCGCATCAGATGCTCGACCGGGCCATCACCTTCGCGCAGCAACTCGAGGCCGAGGTTATCTCCATGGGTGGAGGCGAGATCCCGGGCGAGCCGCTGGGACGCAAGATAGCGGAGTTCCTGCGCGTGTTCCCGCCATTCCTGGACAAGATGCACAAGGCGGGCTTGACGCCGGTCTTCTACGCCGTGCACGGCAACAGTTTCTTCGACAGCCTGGCCGCATATGAGGCGGTGTGGGAGCGTATCCCCGACTTGAAAATCAAGTTCGACCCGGCCAACTGGAAGCATCACGGCGACGATTACCTCGAGGTTGTCAAACGTTATGGGCACAAGATCGGTCATGTGCACATCAAAGAGCATCTGTATCACAACGGCCAACTGGCTTCCCAACCGGCGGCGGGCATGGGGGACATCGAGTGGGGGAAGGTCTTCGCTTTCCTCTACGAGCACGACTACACGGGGTGGTTATCGGTTGAGCCCCACGGCGGCATCTGGTCGCGGGGGGCGATGCGCCACAAGCTGCTGGTTCTGACGAAAAAACACCTCAGCCAGTTTCTGCTCTGTTGA
- a CDS encoding neutral/alkaline non-lysosomal ceramidase N-terminal domain-containing protein: MMLAGTAKIDITPTREVWMDGMIRSHRSEGVHDPLFARALVLANSREPRDMFAIVSVDVCLLSAADSGASRQGVAGQVGIPTQQTIIATTHTHSGPATIGHFNPPEAEYSHGLAQRLAALVAQAAGNLEPVAVGVASGREDTISHYRRLLADDGHVVMNWEPYPPEHIVGPLGEADTEVGVLKVTAAEDPQQVKCILFNHAGHPNIMSGDNYLLSADYPGAAARLLEQEWGALAMFVNGAQGTMDIDGLRHRDWEGLERAGAALAQAVSETARAAVPTPDVRLRSGAVGYTVPARTITDEEWAWAQEILRRSGGKVQPLADGVGDDYLAVLYRDLRRVQGQEVPIEQICLAVGDAAFITFPGELYTEIGMQIKARSRFARTYIIGLANGEVGYVPTRKAISEGGYAENVRRLDDAAEEIVVGRSLALLETMHGSSPEE, translated from the coding sequence ATGATGCTGGCCGGAACCGCCAAGATTGACATCACGCCCACCCGCGAGGTGTGGATGGATGGGATGATCCGCAGCCACCGCTCGGAGGGCGTGCACGATCCACTCTTCGCCCGCGCGCTGGTGCTGGCGAATTCGCGCGAGCCGCGCGACATGTTCGCCATCGTGTCGGTGGATGTATGCCTACTGTCTGCTGCCGACAGCGGCGCGTCCCGTCAAGGGGTGGCGGGCCAGGTCGGCATCCCCACGCAGCAGACCATCATTGCCACCACCCACACCCACTCCGGGCCGGCGACCATCGGCCACTTCAATCCGCCCGAAGCCGAGTACAGCCACGGCCTGGCGCAGAGGCTGGCGGCGCTGGTGGCGCAGGCGGCAGGCAACCTGGAACCCGTGGCGGTAGGCGTGGCTTCCGGCCGCGAGGACACCATCAGCCACTACCGGCGCCTGCTGGCCGATGACGGCCACGTGGTGATGAATTGGGAGCCGTACCCGCCGGAACACATCGTGGGGCCGCTGGGCGAGGCGGACACCGAGGTCGGCGTGCTCAAGGTGACGGCGGCAGAAGACCCGCAGCAGGTGAAGTGCATTCTCTTCAACCACGCGGGGCACCCCAACATCATGTCGGGCGACAACTACCTGCTGAGCGCCGACTACCCCGGCGCGGCGGCACGGCTTCTCGAACAGGAGTGGGGCGCCCTCGCCATGTTTGTCAACGGCGCGCAGGGCACGATGGACATTGACGGTCTGCGCCATCGGGACTGGGAAGGCCTCGAGCGGGCGGGGGCGGCCCTCGCTCAGGCGGTGAGTGAGACCGCGCGCGCCGCGGTGCCGACGCCCGATGTTCGCCTGCGCAGCGGGGCTGTCGGCTACACTGTGCCCGCGCGCACCATCACCGACGAGGAGTGGGCCTGGGCGCAGGAGATCCTGCGGCGGAGCGGCGGCAAGGTGCAGCCGCTGGCGGACGGCGTAGGAGATGACTACCTGGCCGTGCTTTACCGCGACCTGCGCCGGGTGCAGGGGCAGGAAGTACCCATCGAGCAGATTTGCCTCGCCGTCGGAGACGCCGCCTTCATCACCTTCCCCGGCGAGCTCTACACCGAGATCGGCATGCAGATCAAGGCGCGCAGCCGCTTCGCGCGCACCTACATCATCGGGCTGGCGAACGGTGAGGTGGGCTACGTGCCGACCCGCAAGGCCATCAGCGAGGGCGGCTACGCCGAGAACGTCCGGCGCCTGGATGATGCGGCGGAGGAGATCGTGGTCGGGCGCAGTCTGGCCTTGCTCGAGACCATGCACGGATCTTCACCGGAGGAGTGA
- a CDS encoding DegT/DnrJ/EryC1/StrS family aminotransferase, translating to MAVELAISGGKPVLQRSDYRDWPVIGDDERRLVNEVLDRGVLAGGTAPQVTALEREWAAYVGTRHCLTTCSGTAALHMALAAGGVGPGDEVITSAFTFLASASCALHQNAIPVFVDIDPRTYCMDPTKLEAAINERTKAIIPVHIQGVPADMDAIMAVAKKHNLFVIEDACQAHGATYKGRKVGSIGNVGTFSLNNFKNLCGGEGGLFTTDDEDLLHKGVLIRCFGDEVDEASQRRKYNASILGYMYRNQELPAALARAQLMHLDELNAARIANAEYLTRELGQIPGVIPPYCAPDRTHVYFMYNVRFDPIAAGVEAAPRRFREAVEKALYKEGVLVGQWQTMPVPAQDLFQTKLGYGGSHYPWAINEAKGITYDYNPDQFPVAQELCDTYTIVHGIHPPNGRELMDKIAAAFHKVFAGLDQVMAHADDEIYPGADGKLYGAG from the coding sequence ATGGCAGTGGAACTGGCAATCAGCGGCGGCAAGCCGGTGCTCCAGCGGAGCGACTACCGGGACTGGCCAGTCATCGGCGACGACGAGCGGCGGCTGGTCAACGAGGTGCTCGACCGCGGCGTCCTGGCTGGCGGCACCGCTCCGCAGGTGACGGCGCTGGAGCGGGAGTGGGCGGCGTACGTCGGCACCCGGCACTGCCTCACCACTTGCAGCGGCACCGCGGCCCTGCACATGGCGCTGGCCGCGGGAGGGGTGGGCCCGGGGGACGAGGTTATAACCTCCGCCTTCACTTTCCTCGCTTCCGCCTCCTGCGCGCTGCACCAGAACGCCATCCCGGTGTTCGTGGATATTGACCCCCGCACCTACTGCATGGACCCGACCAAGCTGGAGGCGGCCATCAATGAGCGCACCAAGGCCATCATCCCCGTGCACATCCAGGGCGTGCCCGCCGACATGGACGCAATCATGGCGGTCGCGAAGAAGCACAACCTATTCGTGATCGAGGACGCCTGCCAGGCCCACGGGGCGACCTACAAGGGCCGCAAGGTCGGCTCCATCGGCAACGTCGGCACCTTCAGCCTCAATAATTTCAAGAATCTGTGTGGGGGCGAGGGCGGCCTCTTCACCACCGATGACGAGGACCTGCTGCACAAGGGCGTGCTCATCCGCTGCTTCGGCGATGAGGTTGACGAGGCCAGCCAGCGCCGCAAGTACAACGCCTCCATCCTCGGCTACATGTACCGCAACCAGGAGCTGCCGGCGGCCCTGGCGCGCGCGCAGCTCATGCATCTGGACGAGTTGAACGCGGCGCGCATCGCCAACGCGGAATACCTGACGCGGGAGCTGGGCCAAATCCCTGGCGTCATTCCTCCCTATTGCGCGCCGGATCGCACACACGTCTACTTCATGTACAACGTGCGCTTCGATCCCATAGCGGCGGGCGTCGAGGCGGCGCCGCGGCGCTTCCGGGAGGCGGTCGAGAAGGCGCTCTATAAGGAGGGCGTGCTGGTCGGCCAGTGGCAGACCATGCCCGTGCCGGCGCAGGACCTGTTCCAGACCAAGCTGGGCTACGGCGGCTCCCACTACCCCTGGGCGATCAACGAGGCCAAGGGGATCACCTACGATTACAACCCCGACCAGTTCCCGGTGGCGCAGGAGCTGTGCGATACCTACACCATCGTCCACGGCATCCATCCGCCTAACGGGCGCGAGTTGATGGACAAGATCGCGGCTGCCTTCCACAAGGTTTTCGCCGGCCTCGACCAGGTGATGGCCCACGCCGACGACGAAATCTACCCCGGCGCCGACGGCAAGCTCTACGGGGCGGGATGA
- a CDS encoding alcohol dehydrogenase catalytic domain-containing protein — MRSKGLYGKKYLDLEERQAEIGAPDEDHVIVKVHACGVCGTDVNFVRDWDEEFMPLGHEIAAEVMEVGKNVTSVKPGDRVIVEDCSMCGICADCKRGQPQFCRNMHNLEGQPGMSEYMSVRFNCLDRFEGLDYAFACLTEPLAVSLTAVSHAEIPLGGSVVVLGPGPLGLMCAHLARLRGAGFVAVTGLPTDNPREQARLDLARSWGCNAVIEAGKQNVEDEIKSRFPDGVDRVIVSSPPESMYDALKVIRYGGVITFFGLHFGGRNTIQVDVNDLIFRKITLVPTFAEPAINFPVATRLLRDGLVDAKALVTHSFGFAQAKETLRAIIDGSQPIIKAVMLPHG, encoded by the coding sequence ATGAGAAGCAAAGGGCTGTACGGGAAGAAATACCTGGACCTCGAGGAGCGCCAGGCGGAGATTGGCGCGCCGGATGAGGATCACGTGATCGTCAAGGTGCACGCCTGCGGGGTGTGCGGCACCGACGTCAACTTCGTGCGCGACTGGGATGAGGAGTTCATGCCCCTGGGGCACGAGATCGCGGCCGAGGTGATGGAGGTTGGTAAGAACGTCACCAGCGTCAAGCCGGGCGACCGCGTGATCGTCGAGGACTGCTCGATGTGCGGCATCTGCGCGGACTGCAAACGCGGTCAGCCCCAGTTCTGCCGCAATATGCACAACCTGGAGGGGCAGCCCGGCATGAGCGAGTACATGTCGGTGCGCTTCAATTGCCTGGATAGGTTCGAGGGGCTGGACTACGCCTTCGCATGTCTGACCGAACCTCTCGCCGTCTCGCTCACCGCCGTCTCGCACGCGGAGATTCCCCTGGGCGGCAGCGTCGTCGTCCTGGGGCCGGGGCCGCTGGGGCTGATGTGCGCGCACCTGGCGCGGCTGCGCGGAGCCGGGTTCGTCGCCGTTACCGGACTCCCCACCGACAACCCGCGCGAGCAGGCCCGCCTCGACCTCGCCCGCAGTTGGGGCTGCAACGCGGTGATCGAGGCCGGCAAGCAGAACGTCGAGGACGAGATCAAGTCGCGGTTCCCCGACGGGGTGGATCGGGTCATCGTCAGCTCGCCGCCGGAAAGCATGTACGATGCACTCAAGGTCATCCGCTACGGGGGCGTCATCACCTTCTTCGGGCTCCATTTCGGGGGCCGCAATACGATCCAGGTTGACGTCAACGACCTTATCTTCCGCAAGATCACCCTCGTCCCCACCTTCGCCGAGCCGGCAATCAACTTCCCGGTGGCCACGCGCCTGCTGCGCGATGGGCTGGTGGACGCCAAGGCGCTGGTTACTCACAGCTTCGGCTTCGCCCAGGCCAAGGAAACCCTGCGGGCGATCATTGACGGCAGCCAGCCCATCATCAAGGCGGTGATGCTGCCCCACGGCTAA
- a CDS encoding Gfo/Idh/MocA family oxidoreductase yields the protein MSKQVRVGVIGMGIGRSNACAIARNPRGRVVALCDLVEERMKDYAKELSEPVAMYTDYKRMVRDKGVDAVFIGTPNQWHVPMGLEAVRQGKHVLITKPLADSERAAAGLVRAAEAAGVVNMMSLNTRFGGECRFLGALIAQGQFGELYYGRARSIRRSGIPAWNLGFIQKGGGAFRDMGVHVLDAAWWLLGQLRPISVTGVAGAKFGPRGLGYWDYKAPPKEVYQQYAADDYGGGFIRFEGGIGLQVESFWASHQPEEFQVELFGTEAGARYAPLTVYRTQDGAPQDVTTKLPPGPSAWENIAAHFIDCILDGVKCEAPLRHGLIVQQMMEALLRSAETGREVRFREDAAATARKRA from the coding sequence ATGAGCAAGCAGGTGCGCGTCGGCGTTATCGGGATGGGCATTGGGCGGTCAAACGCGTGCGCGATTGCGCGGAATCCGCGCGGGCGAGTGGTCGCTCTTTGCGACCTTGTCGAGGAACGCATGAAGGATTACGCGAAGGAACTCTCCGAACCGGTAGCGATGTACACCGACTACAAGCGGATGGTGCGGGACAAGGGTGTGGACGCGGTGTTTATCGGCACGCCCAACCAGTGGCACGTCCCCATGGGCCTCGAAGCGGTGCGCCAGGGCAAGCACGTCTTGATCACCAAGCCGCTGGCCGATTCCGAGCGGGCGGCGGCCGGCCTCGTTCGCGCGGCGGAAGCCGCCGGGGTGGTCAACATGATGTCGCTCAACACGCGCTTCGGCGGCGAGTGCCGATTCCTGGGCGCTCTCATTGCGCAGGGTCAGTTTGGCGAACTCTACTACGGACGCGCTCGCAGCATCCGGCGCAGCGGCATCCCCGCGTGGAACCTGGGCTTCATTCAGAAAGGAGGGGGCGCGTTCCGCGACATGGGCGTGCACGTCCTGGATGCGGCGTGGTGGCTGCTGGGGCAGCTCCGGCCCATCAGTGTCACCGGGGTGGCCGGGGCGAAGTTCGGGCCGCGCGGGTTGGGCTACTGGGACTATAAGGCGCCCCCGAAGGAGGTCTATCAGCAGTACGCCGCTGACGACTATGGCGGCGGGTTCATTCGTTTCGAGGGCGGAATCGGGCTCCAGGTGGAAAGCTTCTGGGCTTCCCATCAGCCCGAGGAGTTCCAGGTCGAGCTTTTCGGCACCGAGGCAGGGGCGCGCTATGCGCCGCTGACCGTGTACCGCACGCAGGACGGCGCGCCGCAGGATGTGACCACCAAGCTGCCGCCCGGTCCGTCGGCGTGGGAGAACATCGCCGCGCACTTCATTGACTGCATCCTGGATGGCGTGAAGTGCGAAGCGCCGCTGCGCCACGGGCTGATCGTGCAGCAGATGATGGAGGCGCTGCTGCGCAGCGCTGAGACCGGCAGGGAGGTACGCTTTCGAGAGGACGCCGCCGCGACCGCTCGCAAGCGCGCGTAG
- a CDS encoding GntR family transcriptional regulator, translated as MTQTPLYHQVYNELKERIEAGRYDPRAALPSEAKLGDEFGVSSITVRRALRELALDGIVERRQGIGSFVVEPGRTVVVGMSSFTSDVASGRLRIVRTLLADESVPAVAEMAEKLEVQAGSMLRHLVRLDCEGGAPLSVDEVLIPPALAQGITPRMAASPVFLHLWQKQSGRHLVRTHYDIRVETASEDDRRLLQIDGDVPLLVTGELIHTAEGRPALWIVTRYRGDRSRLAGTVTLVQRQTRRGTVGE; from the coding sequence ATGACACAGACCCCGCTCTATCACCAGGTGTACAACGAGCTGAAGGAACGCATCGAGGCCGGCAGGTATGACCCGCGGGCGGCCCTGCCCTCGGAGGCGAAGCTGGGGGATGAATTCGGCGTCAGCTCGATTACCGTCCGCCGCGCCCTGCGGGAGCTGGCGCTCGACGGCATCGTGGAACGACGGCAGGGCATTGGCAGCTTCGTCGTCGAACCGGGGCGCACGGTCGTGGTGGGCATGTCCAGCTTCACCTCCGACGTCGCCTCGGGCCGCCTGCGGATCGTGCGCACGCTGCTGGCCGATGAGTCAGTGCCCGCGGTGGCGGAGATGGCGGAGAAGCTCGAAGTGCAAGCGGGCTCGATGCTGCGCCATCTGGTGCGCCTCGACTGCGAAGGCGGGGCGCCGCTGTCGGTGGACGAGGTGCTCATTCCCCCGGCGCTGGCCCAGGGGATCACTCCGCGGATGGCGGCTTCGCCCGTGTTTCTGCACCTCTGGCAGAAGCAGTCGGGCCGGCACTTGGTACGCACGCACTACGACATCCGCGTCGAGACGGCGAGCGAAGACGACCGGCGGCTGCTGCAGATTGACGGTGACGTTCCGCTGCTGGTGACCGGGGAGCTCATCCATACGGCCGAGGGGCGCCCGGCACTGTGGATCGTCACTCGCTACCGGGGCGATCGCAGTCGGCTGGCGGGGACGGTGACGCTGGTGCAGCGGCAGACCCGCCGCGGCACCGTCGGCGAATGA